The following coding sequences lie in one Equus przewalskii isolate Varuska chromosome 25, EquPr2, whole genome shotgun sequence genomic window:
- the EIF2B2 gene encoding translation initiation factor eIF2B subunit beta isoform X2, producing the protein MPGAAARGSELSERIESFVETLKRGGGRRSSEDMARETLGLLRRIITDHRWSNAEELMELIRREGRRMAAAQPSETTVGNMVRRVLRIIREEYGRLHGRSDESDQQESLHKLLTSGGLTEDFSLHYAQLQSNIIEAISELLVELEGTTENIAAQALEHIHSNEVIMTIGFSRTVEAFLKEAARKRKFHVIVAECAPFCQGHEMAVNLSDAGIETTVMTDAAIFAVMSRVNKVIIGTKTILANGALRAVTGTHTLALAAKHHSTPLIVCAPMFKLSPQFPNEEDSFHKFVAPEEVLPFTEE; encoded by the exons ATGCCAGGAGCCGCGGCGAGGGGCTCGGAGTTGTCCGAGAGGATCGAGAGTTTCGTGGAGACCCTGAAGCGGGGCGGCGGGAGGCGCAGCTCCGAGGACATGGCTCGGGAGACCCTGGGACTGCTGCGCCGGATCATCACGGACCACCGCTGGAGCAACGCAG AGGAGCTGATGGAGCTGATCCGCAGAGAGGGCCGGAGGATGGCGGCCGCGCAGCCCTCAGAGACTACCGTGGGCAACATGGTGCGGAGAGTGCTCAGGATTATCCGGGAGGAGTATGGCAG ACTCCACGGACGGAGCGACGAGAGCGATCAGCAGGAGTCCCTGCACAAACTTTTGACATCTGGAGGCCTGACCGAGGACTTCAGCTTACATTATGCGCAACTCCAGTCCAACATCATTGAGGCAATTAGCGAGCTGCTTGTGGAACTGG AAGGGACAACGGAGAACATCGCAGCCCAGGCTCTGGAGCACATCCACTCCAATGAGGTGATCATGACCATTGGCTTCTCTCGAACAGTAGAGGCCTTCCTCAAAGAGGCCGCCCGGAAGAGGAAATTCCATGTCATTGTGGCAGAGTGTGCTCCTTTCTGCCAG GGCCATGAAATGGCAGTCAATTTGTCCGATGCGGGTATTGAGACAACTGTCATGACTGATGCTGCCATTTTTGCTGTTATGTCAAGAGTCAACAAG GTGATCATTGGCACGAAGACCATCCTGGCCAATGGTGCCTTGAGAGCTGTGACAGGAACTCACACTCTAGCATTGGCAGCAAAACACCATTCCACGCCACTCATCGTCTGTGCTCCTATGTTCAAGCTTTCCCCACAG ttccCCAATGAAGAAGATTCATTTCACAAGTTTGTGGCTCCTGAAGAAGTCCTGCCTTTCACAGAAG
- the EIF2B2 gene encoding translation initiation factor eIF2B subunit beta isoform X1 has protein sequence MPGAAARGSELSERIESFVETLKRGGGRRSSEDMARETLGLLRRIITDHRWSNAEELMELIRREGRRMAAAQPSETTVGNMVRRVLRIIREEYGRLHGRSDESDQQESLHKLLTSGGLTEDFSLHYAQLQSNIIEAISELLVELEGTTENIAAQALEHIHSNEVIMTIGFSRTVEAFLKEAARKRKFHVIVAECAPFCQGHEMAVNLSDAGIETTVMTDAAIFAVMSRVNKVIIGTKTILANGALRAVTGTHTLALAAKHHSTPLIVCAPMFKLSPQFPNEEDSFHKFVAPEEVLPFTEGDILEKVSVHCPVFDYVPPELITLFISNIGGNAPSYIYRLMSELYHPDDHVL, from the exons ATGCCAGGAGCCGCGGCGAGGGGCTCGGAGTTGTCCGAGAGGATCGAGAGTTTCGTGGAGACCCTGAAGCGGGGCGGCGGGAGGCGCAGCTCCGAGGACATGGCTCGGGAGACCCTGGGACTGCTGCGCCGGATCATCACGGACCACCGCTGGAGCAACGCAG AGGAGCTGATGGAGCTGATCCGCAGAGAGGGCCGGAGGATGGCGGCCGCGCAGCCCTCAGAGACTACCGTGGGCAACATGGTGCGGAGAGTGCTCAGGATTATCCGGGAGGAGTATGGCAG ACTCCACGGACGGAGCGACGAGAGCGATCAGCAGGAGTCCCTGCACAAACTTTTGACATCTGGAGGCCTGACCGAGGACTTCAGCTTACATTATGCGCAACTCCAGTCCAACATCATTGAGGCAATTAGCGAGCTGCTTGTGGAACTGG AAGGGACAACGGAGAACATCGCAGCCCAGGCTCTGGAGCACATCCACTCCAATGAGGTGATCATGACCATTGGCTTCTCTCGAACAGTAGAGGCCTTCCTCAAAGAGGCCGCCCGGAAGAGGAAATTCCATGTCATTGTGGCAGAGTGTGCTCCTTTCTGCCAG GGCCATGAAATGGCAGTCAATTTGTCCGATGCGGGTATTGAGACAACTGTCATGACTGATGCTGCCATTTTTGCTGTTATGTCAAGAGTCAACAAG GTGATCATTGGCACGAAGACCATCCTGGCCAATGGTGCCTTGAGAGCTGTGACAGGAACTCACACTCTAGCATTGGCAGCAAAACACCATTCCACGCCACTCATCGTCTGTGCTCCTATGTTCAAGCTTTCCCCACAG ttccCCAATGAAGAAGATTCATTTCACAAGTTTGTGGCTCCTGAAGAAGTCCTGCCTTTCACAGAAG GGGACATTCTGGAGAAGGTCAGCGTTCACTGCCCTGTGTTTGACTACGTCCCCCCAGAGCTCATTACCCTCTTTATCTCCAACATTGGTGGGAACGCACCTTCCTACATATACCGCCTGATGAGTGAACTCTACCATCCTGATGATCATGTCCTATGA